Below is a window of Streptomyces qaidamensis DNA.
TGCAGTTCACGCAGGTGCCGGGCGGTGGGGGTGACGACGAGCAGCGCGCCGTCCGGGCCGAGGACGCGGGCGAACTCGGGCCCGTTGCGGGGCGCGAAGACGTTGAGCACGAGGTCGGCGGAGCCGGTGCGCACCGGCCACGGCTGCCACACGTCCCAGCCGGCGGCCTCCGCACGGGCATGCGCGCGGGCCGCCGCGCGCAGGGCGGGCACGGAGCTGTCCAGCCCCAGGCCCAGGGCCCGGGGCAGGGCCTCCAGGACGGCCGCGAGGTAGTGGCCGGTGCCCGCCCCGGCGTCCAGGACGGTGGCGTCGGGCGGGGCCAGTTCCCCGGCGAGTCGCGCGAGGGTGCGGGCGAGTGGGTCGTAGTGCCCGGCGCCGAGGAACGAGGCGCGGCAGCGGACCATGCCGGGGGAGTCGGCGCTCGGGGCGCGCCGGTGGCCGGTCAGCAGGCTGACGTAACTGTGGCGGGCGATGTCGAAGGTGTGGCGGTTGGCGCAGCGCAGGGCGCCGCGGGTGTGTTCGAGACCGGCGGGACACTGGGGGCAGGTCAGGACGGACAGGAGTCGGTCGGACGGCATGAGGGCTCCTCGGAACGCGGCGCACCGCCGGGCAGCGGGGTGCGCCGCGTGCGGCGGCGGACGGTGGGGTGTCGGCGCCCGCCGGCGGCTGCCGTCGAACCGGCAGCGGGGGCGGGAACGCCGAGGAGGGCGACGTGAGCGATTCACGTCGCCGTCCTCACCGCGGCGTCAGAGGAAGCAGTGGGGCAGGGCGTTGCATGCCAGAGCCATACGGCCAGGCTAGCGGGCGCCCCTCCTACGTCACGACGAGCCGTCCGCCCGGGGCCGGCGACCGGCCCACCCTGCCTCCGCCCTGCTGAACTTCGGCGGTTATCGTCCGCTGGTGAGTGAACTGTCGGCTGTGTACCTGCCGGAACCGACCGTCGGACGGCTGCTGGGGTCGTGGCAGCCGGACGTCCCCGCCCTCCTGCTCGTCGCCGCGCTGGGCGGGCTCTACGGCTGGGGTGTCGTCCGGGTGCGCCGGCGGGGCGGGTCCTGGCCACCGGCGCGGCTCGCCGCCTTCGTGCTGCTCGGGCTGGGGACCATCGTCGTGGCCACGATGTCCGGCCTGGCCGTCTACGACCATGAGCTGTTCTGGCCTGCCGCCGTGCAGAACGTCGCGCTGGATCTGCTCGCTCCGCTGGGCCTCGCCCTGGGGGATCCGCTGCGGCTCGCGGTGGAGGCGCTGCCGGAGGGCGGCGCGGGCCGGGTGCGGCGGGCGCTGACCGGCCGTCCGGTCCGGCTGCTGACGTTCCCCCTCGTCAGCACGGTCCTGGTGCTGGCGACCGAACTGGCCGTCTATTGCACGCCGTACTTCGCCACCGCGCTGCGGGTGGGCTGGCTGCACGAGCTGATGTACCTGCATCTGCTGGCGGCCGGCTGCCTGTTCGTGCTGCCGGTGCTCACCCGCGAGCAGGCCCTGCCCGCCTGGTGCACCCACCCGGTCCGGGCGGCCCTGGTCTTCCTGGACGGGATCGTCGACGCGCTCCCCGGGCTGGTGGTCATGACGCACGGCACCCTGATCGCGGGCGCCTGGTATCTGCACCACGCGCCGCCCTGGTCCTCCGACGTCCACCACGACCAGCAGCTCGGCGGCGGCGCCATGCTGGGCATCTCCGAACTGGTCGCGCTCCCCTTCCTGCTGGCGGTCCTCGCGCAGTGGGTGCGGGCCGAGCGGGCCCGGACGGCCGTACTGGACCGGCGTCTCGACGGCGAACTCGCTCCCGCGGCCGTCGCGCAGGGGCCCGCCGAACTGGTCCGGCCCTGGTGGGAGACCGAGGAGGGCGAGGTGGCGGAGCGGGTGCGGCGGCAGGGGCGGGGCGACTGACGTGGGCCGGTCAGCGGCTGCCGGCGGCCGGCCGGTCCGGGCTCGGGCGGGCCGCCGAG
It encodes the following:
- a CDS encoding cytochrome c oxidase assembly protein, coding for MSELSAVYLPEPTVGRLLGSWQPDVPALLLVAALGGLYGWGVVRVRRRGGSWPPARLAAFVLLGLGTIVVATMSGLAVYDHELFWPAAVQNVALDLLAPLGLALGDPLRLAVEALPEGGAGRVRRALTGRPVRLLTFPLVSTVLVLATELAVYCTPYFATALRVGWLHELMYLHLLAAGCLFVLPVLTREQALPAWCTHPVRAALVFLDGIVDALPGLVVMTHGTLIAGAWYLHHAPPWSSDVHHDQQLGGGAMLGISELVALPFLLAVLAQWVRAERARTAVLDRRLDGELAPAAVAQGPAELVRPWWETEEGEVAERVRRQGRGD
- a CDS encoding putative RNA methyltransferase — encoded protein: MPSDRLLSVLTCPQCPAGLEHTRGALRCANRHTFDIARHSYVSLLTGHRRAPSADSPGMVRCRASFLGAGHYDPLARTLARLAGELAPPDATVLDAGAGTGHYLAAVLEALPRALGLGLDSSVPALRAAARAHARAEAAGWDVWQPWPVRTGSADLVLNVFAPRNGPEFARVLGPDGALLVVTPTARHLRELHGPVGLLAVDPRKEERLRRALDARFRLDRTEPLEYPMRLTADDIAGLVGMSPTAHHLAGAQLAGRIDRLGAPVPVTASFAVSVHRPRRPGQ